Below is a genomic region from Treponema sp. OMZ 798.
TGTAAAAAACACGCCGGTTTTATTACAGCTCATTCAATTTCCGATGTATTCTTTATTTCCAGAAAATCTCATAATATTGAAAGCAGGAAAAGTATAATAAAACTACTTTGTAATTTTTTTACAATTTTATCAGAAAGAAAAGAAGATTTTCTTGCTTTTGTAGACAATGCAGACTGGAATGATTTGGAAGATGCACTTCAAATGAAATGCTCGGGAAATGCAAATCTGGATTATATCATTACACGAGATGGTGAAAATGGATTTAGGAATTCTCCTGTCAAAATAATTAGTCCGGAAGATTTCTTAAATCTAAAATAGAAATAATACCTAACACTCGCTTCAACCTGACATTGCGGACGAGCCGCAAAGCAGGTTAAGCGAATGTTATGTGGACTGCCGTCAATAACGGCAGCAAGTTTTAAGTAAAAAACAAACCATATAGCATATTTTTCCCCATAATAATTTGTGAAGGAAGATTATGCGAGATATTGAAAAATATGCACTGGATTATAGTGCAGATGGCTTTGAAGTTATTCAGGAAAGTTTTAGACGAAAAAAAATATTGGAAATTTTGAGGAGATATGAGCTGCAAGAAATATTAGATATAGGCACTGGCATGCAACCAGTTTTTACTGAGCTTGGAAATATAAAGTATAAAAAATATACCTGTATAGAGCCGAGTTTGCAATTATATGAAAATGCGAAACAAAAAGCAATTGGAAATAAAAAAATCGAATGTATAAATGATTTTTTTCCAAGTGAAAAAATGAATAATAAAAAGTATGACTTTATAATCTGTTCAAGTTTACTACATGAGATAGAAAATCAGGAGGAATTTCTAGAAGCAATAAAAAGAAATTGCAAAAAAGAGAGTAAAGTATATTTTTGTGTTCCCAATGCAAATTCTTTTCATAGAATTCTTGCAAAGAGAATGGGGATCATAAGAAATATTAATGAAAAAACGGAGCGCAATGTAGAGCTTCAGCAGAACAATGTGTTTGATGTAGATAGTCTTAAGGAAATGTTAGAAGATAAAGTTTTTTTTATAATGGAATGCGGAACATTTTTTATGAAGCCTTTTACCCATAAGCAGATGTATATGGCATTTAAAGAAAAAATAATAGATGAAAAAGTTTTAGAGGGATTATATAATTGTAGTGAAGAGTTTTCAAAGAATGGCTCAGAAATTTATATGATTGCTAAAGTAATCACATAACACCCGCTTCAACCTTACATTGCGGAGTAGCCGCAAATGCAGGTTAAGCGAATGTTATGTGGACTGCCCTTCGGGCAGCAAAAGGAAGAATTTGTGAAAGTAAAAATAATGTTATTCTTTTTTACTATTACTCTTATTTCTTGTATAGAAAAATCTGCAAATGACTTATTTGAAAGTTTTGTGCAGAAAGAATCTAATGAAAAATATCTTGTATTAAAAACAGCTGATTTAAACCCTACGGAATCACTAGACGGTAATTACCTGAAAATAATAGAAAACCACGGCAATACAAATTATTTACTTGAAAAAGCCGAATCAATAAAAGAAACAAAATATTGTATTCCCAATTTGGTTTGTCCGATGACAGAGGGTGATATTGCTGTTTGTATGCTCATCGACATGTATCAAATGTCCGATAATTATTTTGAAACTGTAATGTATGAAAATATAAAAAGAAAAACGGATAGTGCTAAAGATTTTTGGGATTATATTCATGCTTCCGAAAATAATCGAAAAGAAATCATTCGGAAAATTACGGAATGGATTATGATTTATAAAAGTAGTGATTTATTATTACCTTGGACTGAAGACGAAATTATCAATCATCGCTTTGAACTTATATCGGATACTAAAATAGAAACTTTTGTATTTCATCAAACAGATGATGAAATACAGATAGTAGATTGTATTTATGATAAAAAAGATTCTTTTGTTACAGGTCCAATTGAATATTGGTGTATAGAAAACGGTTTACTTTGTATTTATCAGGATGAA
It encodes:
- a CDS encoding class I SAM-dependent methyltransferase; this encodes MRDIEKYALDYSADGFEVIQESFRRKKILEILRRYELQEILDIGTGMQPVFTELGNIKYKKYTCIEPSLQLYENAKQKAIGNKKIECINDFFPSEKMNNKKYDFIICSSLLHEIENQEEFLEAIKRNCKKESKVYFCVPNANSFHRILAKRMGIIRNINEKTERNVELQQNNVFDVDSLKEMLEDKVFFIMECGTFFMKPFTHKQMYMAFKEKIIDEKVLEGLYNCSEEFSKNGSEIYMIAKVIT
- a CDS encoding PIN domain-containing protein, producing the protein MKILIDTNIILDIVQNRKQFFDASNQIFKDCICKKHAGFITAHSISDVFFISRKSHNIESRKSIIKLLCNFFTILSERKEDFLAFVDNADWNDLEDALQMKCSGNANLDYIITRDGENGFRNSPVKIISPEDFLNLK